From Rhopalosiphum padi isolate XX-2018 chromosome 2, ASM2088224v1, whole genome shotgun sequence:
GGACAAGGTTTTAATGGTCAATTTAACAGcagcaaataattcataatctaaaatctgatttatttttatggattatatttaatttgtggtAGATAggcacattaaaatataaattttaaatttttctgaaCACGTCTCTAAATAATTGCATGCTGCAACAAAAtacttattcattatattttaatacttattttctataaaataaaaattgcaaacacgattaaatatattatatatgtttgggTCAGCAAAgatcttttttataatttatatgaccCTAAGTGTAAGATTTAGATATACCTACATTggctatattacaatatgtgtCCAAAACAGTTGTGATgagtaaattgattttaaagaaaTCAAAATTTGTAAATTCAAAACCATAGGCAAATATTCCTAATAATTATAGATGCATACATAAAATAGACCAGCGTTTCCCAATGTCTTCCGCAGAACCttattgagaaaattattttgtattatatatatattgttaaaaattatttaaaaaaaagaaggtTCCacgaaacataaattatttctcAAGGGTACTGTGGTCGGAAAAGTTTGGGAGCGCtgacataaacaataatatttgatgagataaagtaattttttttaagaatcaaATAGTTATTTATCTATTAGAGGTAGTACAATTTCCTTAAGACACAAGAtttgagtaatttattataaataatattgttatttgaatatactttatataatgtattagtaGGATTTACTAACtagaaatttgttattatttttttttttaataaagttaaatagattattaattttatatcttctAAACTAATATTAGATCgtgttaatacatttattaaaatccatgaaaaatagttaacttaaaaaaaaaatatcatatatttgatataatattcagATATTGTTAgcttcatatttaaatattaagacctataactttttttttacttatcagTTGATTCAATTCATAAGGattatataaccatataataataaaatataataactaataagtcattaaaatttgattaactttttaataaatttgattaatagtGATCAATGAAAAGGTAAAATTAATGTCAAATTATATGGTTTAAGAATTTAACTAGGTAGtactattctataaaataaatgttatttttattgtaagttatagtaataagtaataactataaatactttggactcaattaaaaataattttcagattTTATGCCTAAATCAACATTAGACAGTTTAAataggaaatatttttatgttttacaccaaaataataataacatctttATAGTggtaattttcattaaaaacccATTTATAAGGTAcaaattatcaaacttttttttttttattgaatatagtaatatataattgcCAATGAtggtaatatcaataataatgtcaAACTATATATGTAACATATAAAAGATAATTACCACCTACtcatatatcatataagtattataaatacaactttaaaaCATATTAGCTTGGTATAACTTCATACAAAATTAGTTCAACTATATTTAAGTACTTGAGGAATTATAActcaataaattatgataatagttaGGTGTCTAACATGTGTATTTACTAAACTGaactatttattgtatatttaacataattaattatatgtatccaACTGCAACATAAAGGTTATACCTACATTACAATATGTGATATAAAATTACTTCATAATGCggagtaaaatttttttaaattaatatcaaccaatattttttttgtggcgAGATATTTCTAATCatcaaaataaagataattatttatttaggctatctacttaatttttaaacaagctATCAAATCAGTAGTATAACCTATGATAGTATGACCTAAAAAAATCTAATGGCTAATACTGcaactatacctataattaatcagtaaaaaaaatatagttacaacaGTTCAAATCACATCTCATGATCATCTCTGATTTAATGTTTGATAAACCAAGTATGAACACAAATATACATGTATCTTCAAATgatcaaatcaaaatataaatatttaataacaatacactaaaattaaatacattattttatgttgaatAAATAGGTAGATTCCTCACCGTTTTGTAAATACCTAGATAATTATCAGTATTAAGCTATATGAGGTTTCTCAAATATATCTCAGTCTGTTTAAAAGGTAAGTAATTAATGAGTCATAACAAAtgcataaacaataaaatatgtatatctacAAGTAAAAGATAAAATCATTGTTAATAGCTAATAAGTGCTATACAATGCTCATTattgtaatctaaaaatataaaatctataattcatACACAGTGGGTAGtacaattgaattaaataatgacaatttaaatcaaaacattataattgcatcaagattttaagttattttaaatttctatatcaTAATGTAACTTGTAACAGATAATGACTTTGCCTACCTAGTTTTTATCTACTAAAAAAtagtagtatataaaattaagttaggGTATCTGATACCTATTAGcagattatagtattttaaattttatacaaattagtaattaccagtGTTAAGTATTgagcaataacaattattacgtGGTACATTATGTTTTCATATCGGGTCTATTAAATTTTTGTGGACAATACCagaatagacataatattacgaTCAGAATTGTAATTAAAGTGATCAAAAATGTTAACCTCATAAATTTCGAATCGACAGACTAGCGTTTTGTGCCATTAGTGTTACGGAATCTGGCGGGGGCATGAAAAATTGGCAAAATAATGTCTAGCGGGAAAGGAAAAAGCTCGATTCGATTTTCAACGCGTGAAACATATGGCCGCTGAGAAATTCGTAATTTGACCTCTATATCCCGTATTTATAGAACACGTTGGCCACACGGGATTTCAAGGTTATTATCGGCAAAATTCTAGTGACACGTAGAGAACGGGAAAAATTGAAcacttatattatgatacatcagAGCTCGGGTAATCGTTATTTAATTGATCACAAGCATTAAATAACACGTGTGTGTCGCGACGTCTGCTTACCCGTGTCGAGAAACTTCATATAAATGGTGTCGCCCTTCTGGGACGCGGGACTGACGATGAAATGATTAGCGAATGTCGTTCGCTTCCGTCGACTTGGCCAAAGCTGAAACACAAAACAAAATCGTACACGTATTACGACACGAAGACCGGAAAACCCGCGGAAAAACAACAGCGCCCCACGCTAAAAATACGGCGTTTGCAGATAGTCACGCGCGTACGGTCGCTGAAATCGGTACGGGTAGGTACTTACATCGGTGTCTTTGACAAGTCTCCAGACAAGTCGTGTTCCTGTCGTGGGAACCGTTTCGTCGGCTTTGCTGCAGCAGCTGCTTAGGCGGGACGGCGCAATGTTGCGACAATCGAACCGGTCGGACGGACGGCGAATTGGGAATGAGTATGATGAGATTGCGAACCGTCTGATCGATGTGGATCGTCCGatgcgcgcgcgcacacacggGTACAGGCACAGGGGCAGACAACGCGCGCGTTACCGTGACTTCGCGACGAGCGTACTTGTAGAACGTTGGTGGCGAGTTGCGACCGAGCCACCGAGCGCGCGAAACGGATCTCGTTGCTCACTTGCTCCACTGCACGTATAGTCGACGGGGGCGGGGGCGTAATTGTGGTTCTTTCTTTATCTATGGTGCGATTTACGCGGCGCCGTCGCACGATGAGAGAGGTCCGTGGAAGATCGGAACGGAAAACGCTAAAcgcaaaaaacaattattgtgaaAATGCGTtgataaacgtaaaaaaaaaaaattattataataatctaagaTTGTACCGTAGAACGTCGTCGACGACGATGGGCGGAGGCGGGGTTACAAAGTTGCGAAAACTAGTTACGTACCCACTACGTAGTCGCACGCGGTACGGTGGCAAAACCACGACGATGATAACAGCGCCGCCAACGCGACGGGCTCGGGGCCCACGGCTAGGTTGGTCACTCTGCGGTCCAACCGGGCGGTGTTGTTCTTATCAACCGCACTCCCCCCCGCACTACAATACCGGATGTGGTATCTACGGTACGGTCACGTCGTATTCGACAGTAAAGTTGTAGTAGCTTGGCTCGCcgattatatctatatatagggCCCATAGggggataaataataaatcgtacGACCGACCACCGACCGAGTACCGGTGACCGAACCTCCGAACACTTAGCCACTCGggacgcacacacgcacacgttCGCGCTACTCTACTCTATTCTACTATTGGATttcggctttttttttttttcgttccgtTTCGTCTGATAGTAAGACGTCTCGCGTATGCGCGCCCCGCTCGCCGGACGTGATAATTCGCAGTTCCGTTAGCGCACCGCTCGTGTCATCCGCCGTTGATGGTGTTCCATTGGCCGTTCATAGTCGACTCAACGAACGTCTACGACGCACGTCATGGCCGAGGTGGCCAGGAGAAACGAAGCACCGCCAGGCGATGGGGTGAGACAAGCActtagtgaataatatattattataataatttgtttctgGCCGATGGACATTTCTCGAAAGGCCGCCGTTGTCGTTACTTCAGACCGAAAGTCCGGCTTTTCGACCGGGACTATAGATGGGAGCACGGTTTTCGGTTCGGCGGGTGCACCGCGTGCGGCCAACGCCTTTTAATCGGTTTTTTGGTTTTCGGAAATGTTTGTGTTCCGCAGTACACTTTCAACAGGCACATCGTTTAACTATGTCTACATGTCCTATAATATGTGATTGTTCGTGGCACATTGATATTGTGTTTGCGtttgtttatttgaatttaaaaaaaggcgaaaccaaattatttcaatttaataggGTCAAATAACGAATTTAACTAGACTTTGTTTAGCATGTTATTTTCATTGATACCTATCTAGTTCGTGTGAAGCTATTTTATCGCCTAAAATTTCTGAAATGTAATAAATCTTAATCTTAtagctacaaaataatttaaaaaaattttgataacattcacatttatatgataaaactgatttaaatatgaaatatagctTATTGTAAGATATTATTTGCCGATTCATTCAATTTAATCGATTTATAACCATTCATcaaattacattaatacatacaatagacaatagatacctatataatttaaaagttactttgttatctttttttaaatttaaagaattaaaatggtttaaactataatttgataatatcttCCTACTACATGTACTGgctttattatatgtataccagatacctatttaataattatcttatttgaaatattaatcattgttataattcaacgcgattacatttttaattactctaCAATTTCCATTATTGCATTTTTTCGtgtaatttatacacatttgagattttcaataaaaaaagaacaaattaattatatgtgaaactttaaaatgccctgctttttgtcattatttatattattatctaaacttCCGTGATAATATATcagaattattttaagttactaTGAAACTATTCACAtgatctattttttttcatcaaataataggtacaacaaaatatattaatttttttgttttggataAATTTGGTTCAACTTGCCATATACGGTACTGATTTGTTATAGCCTCACCATGGTGGGTGAAAATGTTGTAGCCCCGCTAtcgtataaatacaaaatattgagtttatttattgatatttataaatctaataattctaataatctaataataaatttaaaaacgtttatgCTTCTCTACTGAATGCTAATTTGTTATATTGCGTATAGACCAGAGAAAGAATATAAATAGTGTTTtgacattttcttaataattctttttttgttatttttaaatttgtataaaaactataaacatattattacaaaataaaagtagcaaattattaatttagttcaaAATATTCAAGTGGTTTTTGACATTTGCTATTTGTTTGCTttcttaattgaaaatttacttCTATTTCTTAtagtaaatgattaataattaaaattaatttaatttgtaaaaattaatacttattgtatTGTTAAAGGCTGGTAATGTGGAACCAGCGCAAGGCGAACAGCCACAACCCCAACAAGGACGGTTTAATATGTTCTTTGGAGTTGTGAAAACATTAATTGTTAGATCATTAATTATCTATTTCATTACATCAATGTTCAAAAAGCCATCAACTGTACCTCCTGATGGTGTTACTCAAGTTGCAGATTCCATTCCAAATGTCAATTTTTTTGAGTTTGGTactaaatttgtatgtattttatgaatttatgataattatttatataaaaattgttggaaTTAGGtggtcaaattaaaaaaaatatgttttattttcaggATATGTATGTCTATTTATCAGAAGACAGTCTTTTTAATGTAATAGATGATAGTGAACTTGTCTGGAAAAAAACAGATTTAGAATATGGAGACTGGACTTCAGGACCTAATAATGATGGTACTTACACTATCCAAAAATCTTTCATTCCATCATCGGTAACTGAtacatgatttaataaattggaACAATTTTAGCTTGATATATTGGTATACATAtgtaacttttttgttttttagaatttGCAAAATAATGGATCAATTTATTTACATGTGTACTTTATTAAAAAGACAAAttcaaatataagtaaaaatgacCCTTACGTTGTTCATGcatcaaaacaattaaataagtttaaaaaagttaaattcttaaaaactcaTAACTTACTTACTGGTGAAACATCTGCCACTCCAGAACAAATCGAagtaaatgaaattatttaatttttttttaatggtatatAAATTTGGTTGTTGTGTGAAAGACAGAGaaaaacagttattataaagtggtttttctaaattaattttatgttttagaaaGCTGAAAAATTTGAGACTGAAATAATATCACATTGGCATCCAAATTTGACAATTTGTTTAGTAACTGATCAAACTAATTGGACTAAAGGATCTCTCCCTGAGCCATTTTCTGAATGTATGTTATcatgtaattaaataactttatctattaaatatcaatctattatttgttttatttaatatttagatctAGAATTCTTACCGCACAATCGATATAAGCCAATGgtatttttcaatgatttttggAACATGCTTAGAGACTATCAACCAATTAATAATACTGTgaagtaaataacaataatttttgattaatttctaaattaaagtTGTGTTTATTAATGTTGCAGTAATTTGGATTTAACACTAACATTCCAACCATTGTCATTATTTAAATGGCAAATGTATTCGGCTCAGACCATGCGAAATAAATGGACTGCTGGATTTTTAGGCGATACTTTTGCATCAGATGCTAATGAAGACGATCAAGATCAAGATTCATTAAAAGAAGCATTGTTAGAGACTTCACCATATATTTTGGCAGCTACAATTATTGTATCAATATTGCATAGTGTTTTTGAGTTGTTAGCTTTcaaaaatggtaataatttatataaaatctacAAATATGTATTAGAGTGGTTGTGGTATGGTATATAGTCAGTGGCGGCTCGTGGTATGGTGCACAGGAATACGTGCCCacccaaaaaaattatataaaa
This genomic window contains:
- the LOC132919857 gene encoding putative lipid scramblase CLPTM1 translates to MAEVARRNEAPPGDGAGNVEPAQGEQPQPQQGRFNMFFGVVKTLIVRSLIIYFITSMFKKPSTVPPDGVTQVADSIPNVNFFEFGTKFDMYVYLSEDSLFNVIDDSELVWKKTDLEYGDWTSGPNNDGTYTIQKSFIPSSNLQNNGSIYLHVYFIKKTNSNISKNDPYVVHASKQLNKFKKVKFLKTHNLLTGETSATPEQIEKAEKFETEIISHWHPNLTICLVTDQTNWTKGSLPEPFSEYLEFLPHNRYKPMVFFNDFWNMLRDYQPINNTVNNLDLTLTFQPLSLFKWQMYSAQTMRNKWTAGFLGDTFASDANEDDQDQDSLKEALLETSPYILAATIIVSILHSVFELLAFKNDIQFWKERKSLEGLSVRAVFFNVFQSVVVLLYVLDNDTNTIIRISCFVGLGIECWKINKVLDISLDRQTRYLGIIPKFIFKEKGSYAESSTKEYDRLAFKYLSWVLFPLLAAYAIYSLVYEEHKGWYSWVLNMLYGFLLMFGFITMTPQLFINYKLKSVAHLPWRMMSYKCLNTFIDDIFAFVIKMPTMYRLGCFRDDVVFFIFLYQRWIYRVDPTRVNEFGYAAEPVEEQPQAIEGKPQAIENEKPEDDKKND